The nucleotide window TTCTAGGGCGCGCTGTACACCACCCACCATTTTATCTTCATTAAATGGTTCGCGGTTTCCATTCGACTTTATGACTTTCGGCATCACAAGTTCTGCCGATTCGAAAGTCGTAAAACGTTCACTACATGCAAGGCATTGACGGCGACGACGAACCTGATGGCCATCGGCTACCAGTCTTGAATCGATTACTTTAGTGTCGTTCTCTGAACAAAAAGGACAATGCATATCACCTCCAAATAATTGAATATCAGTGTAACGGAATTGCCAAACGTTAGGAAAGAAAAAGGGCCAATTAAGGCCCTTTTGTGTGGTGATTCATTGATTATTGCTACTCGATCGCCATTTCAAAAATGAGCTGAGGAGTAAAATTAACGACCAGCGTTAACCGCGAACTAAATAGTTCGCTTTACCTACCCATTTGTAGCTTGTCAGTTCTTCTAAGCCCATTGGGCCGCGAGCGTGCAGCTTCTGGGTTGATACTGCGACTTCAGCGCCTAAACCAAACTGTGCGCCATCAGTAAAACGTGTTGATGCATTCACATAAACCGCCGCAGAACCGACAGAGTTAATAAAGCGCTCTGAGCTCTCTAGGCTGTTGGTCATGATCGCATCTGAGTGACTCGCGTTGTGTACACGCATGTGGTCAATCGCTTCTGCCACATCCACTACCACTTTTACGCCTAGCGTGTAGCTTAGCCACTCAGTGTCAAAGTCACCTTCAACTGCATCACGTTGGTCTTCAAAACCTGCTATCAGTGATTTTGCACTGGCGTCAGCAACCAAGGTTACCTTACCTGCTAAACGCTGTGTCAGCTTAGCAAGGAAAGCCTCAGCAACCGCTTCATGCACTAGCAGCGTATCCAATGAGTTACATGCAGATGGACGTTGAACTTTCGAGTTTTCAACCACATCAACAGACTTCTCAAGATCAGCGCTCTCATCAACAAAGATATGGCTGATACCGAAACCACCGATGATAACTGGAATAGTACTGTTCTCTTTACACATCTTGTGCAGGCCAGCACCGCCACGAGGAATAATCATATCCACGTAGTCATCCAGTTTAAGCAGTTGAGATACGAGTTCACGATCAGGTTTTTCAATGTACTGAACTGAAGCGGCAGGAAGCTCAGCTTTCTCTAATGCAGACTGGATAACTTTAACCAGTTCCATGTTCGAGAAGAACGTCTCTTTACCACCACGTAGAATACTTGCGTTACCTGTCTTCAAACACAGAGCTGCAATATCGATAGTTACGTTCGGACGCGCTTCATAGATAACACCAACCACACCAAGTGGCACACGGCGGCGAGAGAGTGACATACCGTTTTCCAGTACCTTACTGTCCATTTCGCTGCCTATTGGGTCATTCAGGCTAATCACGTTACGCACATCATTAGCGATGCCGATTAAGCGCTCTTCATTAAGAAGTAGACGATCAAGCAGTGCGTCGGTTAAACCCGCTTCGCGACCTAATTCGATATCTTTCGCGTTCGCTTCTAAAATCGTTGCTGCGTTTGCTTCTAGCTCATCAGCGATAATCGCCAATGCTTTATTCTTTTGCGCCGTAGATGCGGTCGCTAGGTGGAAAGCAGCGTCTTTTGCTGCAATACCCATGTTAGTTAAATCCACGTTTAACTCTCCCTAAATTCTGTCTGTCTTTGGATGTAAAAAGGCGATTCGCCTTATCATCACAAGCTACTCTTGGATTACAACCAGGTCGTCACGGTGAATGACTTCTGACCCATAATCGTATCCAAGAATGTCGCCAATATCTTTACTGTGCTTGCCTGCAATTTTTGCTAGGTCTTGGCTTGAGTAACTGGCGATACCACGCGCAATTACTTTGCCTTTACTGTCTGTGACTTGGGTGACTTCACCACGAGAGAATTCGCCTTTAACTCGAACAACCCCTTTCGCCAACAAGCTACTGCCTTTAGTGTTAACGGCATTCACCGCTCCATCGTCGACTACGATGTCACCAGCAGAAGCTGGGCCCGCTAGAATCCAACGTTTACGGTTTTCAAGCGCTTCAGCTAAAGGCAAGAAACGTGTGCCTTGTGGGTTGTCACTCAATGAATCAAACACCACATTTTCAGCACTGCCCGCAGCAATAATCACTTCAATACCCGCACGACGAGCAATATCAGCTGCCTGCAGTTTTGTCGCCATGCCGCCAGTACCTAACGTAGTACCACTTCCGCCAGCGATCTTACGCAGTGTGTCATCAATAGTTTTCACTTCTTTGATGAGCTCAGCATTTGGGTCTTTACGAGGGTCTGCGGTAAACAGGCCTTTTTGGTCAGTGAGTAACAAAAGCTTATCAGCGCCACATAAAATACCAACCAGTGCCGACAAGTTATCGTTGTCGCCCACTTTAATTTCATTAGTGGCTACTGCGTCGTTTTCGTTTACTACCGGAATAATATCGTGCTCAACGAGCGCGTTGATCGTGTCACGTGCATTAAGAAAACGCTCGCGATCATCGAGATCAGCACGAGTCAGTAGCATCTGGCCAATTTTAAGGCCATAGATAGCAAACAAAGACTCCCAAACTTGAATCAACTGACTTTGCCCAACTGCCGCAAGCAATTGTTTGCTCGCCATTGAGTTGGGAAGTGCGGGGTAACCAAGGTGCTCACGTCCGGCCGCAATTGCGCCAGACGAAACCATAACCACAGAGTGGCCTTGTTTTTTTAATTCAGCACATTGACGAACCAGCTCAACCATGTGAGCGCGGTCTAATGCCAATGTTCCACCAGTTAAGACACTGGTACCCAGTTTAACAACGACAGTTTTACGCTGTGTTGTTGTCCCGCTTTGATGATTTGTTGTCATGAAGTCTTTTATGAATAAAACAAATAAGAGGTGATGTTTTAGCAATCAACAGGGGAATTCACAAGCAGAAAAGGTGCGAAATCGCACCTTTTTGCTTTATAGAGAAGAGTAACCTTCAAAATCAGACGAATTCGACAGACTCTTCGTCTAACTGAACGCCGATTTCAAATTTCTTTTGAAGTTCGTCAACCAGCTTTTGGTGAAAGGCTTCTTGAGTTCGAGACACCTCAGCGACCGCCTTTTTAGGTAATGGCAAAGGATCCCAGTTACCATCAATGTTGTATTTACCCGTGTTGTACTTCGCCGAGAATCCTTCTTCCGACTTATCCAACTCTAACCACCAGCCCCAGAACTCACGCTCTTCTGGTGACTTTTTATCGTTCACACACACAGACAAGCAATCAAAAATGTAGTGACCATCTTCTGATTGCGGCTCCCTCAAGTAAGGCCCAATAGCCTTTAAAACGTTTAATAAGCGATAATGCGTAGGTTGTTGTGTCACTTCTGACATATTGAATCTCCATTTCAATGTTAAGAATGACGTTACTCAGACTGCAATACGTAGAAAGCACGCAGTTGGATTTTATAAATTTTCTCTGAGTATCAGGTACTTACTTTGTACACTTTTCATGCTTAACTAATTTCGGAGAAATGTCATCTAAATAATTCATCCTCAAGCCACTTTATCGCTAATTCGAGGGATTGCTCATACCCCTGTGTAATTGATTTGGTTTTGATTTTCTTCGCTTTGCCGTAATCACTGTAAATAGCAACCAGTTGATTATCCAGATGCGGTGAAACAGGGTCACCTTCCAAAGCCAATGCCAAAATAGGAACACTGGTTTTACTGTTAGCCAACAAGCCTTGCACCTTCAATGACCAAGCCATCAGTTGCCCAGAAAGGCTATTGATATCCACCGCCCCTTTACCAAGACGCGAAGCCAATACATCCAAGTGCATCTTAGGCATCTGCTTTAGTTTGTCGGCATGAACAAAGATATCGTGGATCGGAGCCCCTAAAGAGATACAGGCTTTGAGTTTATGTTGCTCAAGGAAGGACAACCTCACCATCGCGTTACCACCGAATCTGAACCCAAACAGACCGACTTTATGATGGTCCACCCATGGAATGTTAGGCAGTTCATTCAACACGGCTTGGTGCAGGCAAGAAGAGTCTTCGGTTAGTGGCCAATGCGAACTGTGCCCTATCGACGGCATATCAATCGTTAGCATCGCAATATTTTTCGGTGCTAGGTAATCTCTAAACAAACGCCACATGTCAGTTTGCAGGCTATCTAAACCTGCACTCACGATCACGACAGGTTGTGGTTTGTCTGTTTTGGTTAGATGTAAGTTCGCCTTAATCTTTTTGTTTTGATACGGCACTTCGATTTGTTTGACGATCAATTTAGTGTGTTTGATCGCTTCAGAATACGCCGCATTCGCTAATACCTGTGCCTGAGCAGCAAGGTTATCGTTCTTTAGATGTGGGTAGCCCGCAATGCTGAAACACAACGATGCTGAAAACAACTCTTCAGCCATCTCTTCGCCGCTCTTTTCATTCGAGCGATTTTGGTGCTGCATGCCCAGCTTGGTCCACTCGTATGCCCAGTTACCGCTGCGGTAGCCCATCACGGTATCTAACCACTCATCAGTGGTACGAGAATTATCGGATGACGCGATGCGTGCCAATACCGCTTCTTGCTCTATCGGGTTAACGCCTTGCCATACCCACTGAAGACGTCTTAGGTTTCGATACCAAGATGAGTTCTGCTCTTCACGCTTTTTATCCAGCAGTTCTTCAGAACTTGGCATGTAGCGAGTAAGCATTGAGGTCTCTTTGGCCTGCTTGTGCTTTACAAACAAGGTTTCCGAAAGGTTCGAGCTCGTTTCTTCTGATTCAGACATTGGGATACTTAATAAGAAATGGTTGTTACTAATCATATAAAAAAAAATGACCCTATAAAGGGTCATTTCTCAAAAAACTAAGTTTACACTTATTTTGACTTGCGATTTACCGGCTCAACGAAGCTTAGGCTAGTATCCCAAGGTTGCTCAATCCATGTGTCTTGAGCGATATCCACGATGTACTCGTCTAGTAAATCAGCACCAGATGGCTTAGCACATACAGCGATCAATTTCGCTTTAGGGTACATTTCGCGAAGCTTGCGTGCAGTATCACCACTATCAACAAGATCTTCAACGATTAGGAAGCCTTCGCCGTCACCTTCAGGTGCTTTAACGACTGTCATATCACGTTGGTGATCGTGGTCGTAGCTAGAAATACAAATCGTATCTACGTGACGAATACCCAGTTCGCGAGCCAAGATTGCACCAGGAACCAAACCACCACGGCTTACTGCCCAGATGCCTTTCCACTGCTCTGCTGGCATTTGCTTTTCAGCAAGTTGACGGCAGTAAGTCTGCATGTTGTCCCAAGTGATAACGAATTTGTTGCTCATAGTATAAAACCTAATAATTTTGTCATGTTATTAGAGGCTATGCCTTACATAGCCTCTTCAGCGATTAAGCAGAAATCTAGACGATTAAGCGAAAATGTATTTAAGAATAAAGATAACCGACATTACCCACACAGCAGGTGAAACGTCGCGACCTTTACCACTTAGCAGCTTAATTGCAGCGTAAGCGATGAAACCTAGTGAGATACCCTCAGCGATAGAGTACGTCAGCGGCATAAGCAGACATGTTACCACGACTGGTGCGGCTTCCGTAAGATCACGCCAATCAATGCCAACTAGGCCAGACATCATCAGAATTGCTACATAGAAAAGTGCACCTGATGTTGCGTAAGCCGGAATCATACCTGCAAGTGGCGAGAAGAAAAGAGCCAGTAGGAATAAGATACCAACAACAACAGCAGTTAGACCGGTACGACCGCCTTCAGCAACACCCGCAACACTCTCAACATAAGAAGTTGTGTTTGATGTACCTAGCAATGCACCAATAGATGTTGCTGTAGAGTCAGCAAGCAGTGCTTTGTTCAAGCGCGGTAGTTTACCGTCTTCTTTGATTAGGTTTGCTTTCGTTGCAACACCAACCAAGGTACCCGCGGTATCGAACAAATCGACGAACAAGAATGCGAATACAACTGAAATCATACCGATTTCAAATACAGCAGAGAAATCAAGCTGCATGAATGTAGGAGCAAGGCTTGGTGGTGTCGACATGATGCCGCCGTATTGAACGTCACCGATCGCAATACCAATCGCTGTGATAGCGAGAATCGCGATCATTACTGCGCCTTTCACACCACGGTGTACAAGAGCAATAGTAATGAAGAAACCAAGCGCACCTAACATTGGCGCAATCGCAGTGATATCGCCCAGTGAAACTTTAGTCGCTGGGTTAGAAACAACGATGCCTGCATTGCTAAGCGCGATAAACGCAAGGAAAAGGCCGATACCCGCAGAGATACCAACACGCAGAGACATAGGGATCGAGTTAATAATCCATTCACGAATCTTAAAGATACTTAAGAAGATGAAGATCACGCCTGATACGAAAACCGCTGCCAGAGCAACTTGCCACGTATAACCCATACCCATTACAACAGCGTAGGTAAAGAATGCGTTCAAGCCCATGCCTGGTGCTTGAGCAATTGGGTAGTTAGCAACAAAGCCCATGATGAAACAGCCAATAGCAGCCGCTAAACAGGTTGCTACAAATACAGCGCCATGGTCCATACCAGCATCAGCTAGAATCATTGGGTTTACAAAAATGATGTAAGCCATTGTTAGGAAGGTGGTTAGACCTGCGATGATTTCAGTGCGCACATTGGTGCCATTTTCACTGAGTTTGAATAGCTTTTCGAACATTATCGAATCCTATAAGGGTAAAAAGTAAACGGTTGCGTAAACGATTGGCTGTGGATTATAAAGTTATCAAATAACAAATTCCAGATAGAATTAAGGCTCTAATCGATATTTATCAGAATGCCGTATGAAACAAAGCGATTACAAATGAGGAATAACAAGAATAATAACCATTAAAAACAATAGATTAAATGAAATAAAGGCGATGTGATTACTTGGTTATTTTTTCAACCGTCGGTTATTTCCATTGAGAATGTAGCCATCATATTCTCAATTTAAACCCACAAGAGTTGTGTATTTTTCAACAGGATCAGTAATAAGACGCAAATTGATATTTTGGCGTTTAAAAAACAACCACTCAGAACAGCAAAGAAAGTGACAAGCGAAAGCGGTTTGGAAAAGTAGCAGGCAAAAAAAACGCCACTCAAAACTGAGTGGCGGTAGAATCTGTCAACCAAAAGGGCTGTAAAAGAATTCCAATATATAGGGGTGAACAAAACTGTTCGAGTTACATGCTTACGGTATTAGTAACCAAAGCTTGTAGGGTATGCAAAGTTGCTAGTGTAAACAGAGCTGTTAATCCAGAACATTGCAGATGGTAAACCTTTCATAACTATCACCTTAATAAATCAATAAAAAACGAATTTGATTTCTCGGTTCCTTGGAGGCGATAAAACGGACTCATCCTTTGAGCATTTACTCTTCATCTCAGAAGTTGGTTATTAATATACCCTAAAGAAAAAAGATTACAAGTATTTTTTGCTATTCGTCACACTTTTGGCCATTTGTGGTTATTTTGAAAACTTATTTCTGTAATTAAATTACAGAATAGAATTAAACAAACGTTTGCCTGCGCCATTTATAAGCATCAAGTCTCTTAATTATGATCAGGTGGACAAGATCGCTTTCAAAATTTGAGGTATTTGAGGTTTATAACCGCTACTCGTCAAAACGCTCAAGTGGTATGCTGTTGCCATCAAAACAGACCCATATTTTAGATTTTTATTCTAAGTTTTTACCTATATAAATCCTAAATATATGGTTATCAAATAAAAAAGGAGTCATCCGTGTCTGAATTCCATTCTGAGATCAGTAAATTGTCCCCTGCCCCTATTTGGCAGTTTTTCGATAAAATTTGTTCAATCCCGCACCCTTCGAAACATGAAGAGGAGCTTGCTCAATACATTATTGCGTGGGCAACAGAGCAAGGCTTAGATGTACGTCGCGACCCAACGGGCAACGTATTCATCAAAAAGCCAGCAACGCCGGGTATGGAAAACAAAAAAGGTGTCGTGCTACAAGCTCACATCGATATGGTTCCACAAAAGAACGAAGACACTGATCACGACTTTACAAAAGATCCAATCCAGCCATACATCGATGGCGAATGGGTTACAGCAAAAGGCACAACGCTTGGTGCTGATAACGGCATGGGAATGGCTTCTTGCTTAGCCGTTCTTGCTTTAAACGAAATCCAACATGGCCCTATCGAAGTTCTACTCACTGTAGATGAAGAAGCAGGCATGACTGGCGCGTTCGGTCTTGAAGCGGGTTGGTTAGAAGGCGATATCCTTCTTAATACTGACTCAGAGCAAGAAGGCGAAGTGTACATGGGTTGTGCGGGCGGTATCGACGGCGCAATGACATTTGAAATTGCACGTAATGCGATTCCAGCTGACTTCGTAACACGCAAGCTAACGCTAAAAGGCCTAAAAGGCGGTCACTCTGGTTGTGACATCCACACCGGTCGTGCAAACGCAAACAAACTGATTGCTCGCTTCCTAGCGGGTCACGCAAAAGAGCTAGACCTTCGCATCGTAGAATTCAAAGGTGGTAGCCTTCGTAATGCGATCCCTCGTGAGGGCTTCGTAACGGTTGCGGTTCCTGCTGCAAACCAAGAGAAATTAGCTTCGCTATACAACTACTACACTGAGCTGCTTTCAACAGAGCTAGGTAAAGTAGAAGACAGCATCGTGACTTTCAATGAAGAAGCTTCTGTAGAAATGGGCGCACTAGCGTCAGCAGACCAAGCTCGCTTTATCGCGGCACTTAACGCATGTCCAAACGGCGTGATTCGTATGAGTGACGAGATTGAAGGTGTTGTTGAAACGTCTCTAAACGTAGGTGTTATCACAACAGAAGAAGATTCAATCACAGTACTTTGCTTGATCCGTTCTCTTATCGACTCTGGTCGTAGCCAAGTAGAAAGTATGCTTCACTCTGTTGCTGAACTAGCAGGCGCTAACATCGCGTTCTCTGGTGCTTACCCAGGTTGGAAACCAGACGCAGATTCAGAGATCATGCATATCTTCCGCGACATGTACGAAGGCATCTACGGTCACAAGCCAAACATCATGGTTATCCATGCTGGCCTTGAGTGTGGTCTGTTCAAAGAACCTTACCCGAACATGGATATGGTTTCTTTCGGCCCAACGATCAAGTTCCCACACTCTCCTGATGAGAAAGTGAAGATCGACACAGTTGAGCTGTTCTGGAACCAAATGGTTGCATTACTTGCTGCGATCCCAGAAAAAGCATAAATCGATTCGCTAGTGTTTTTCAGTAAATGGTGTTTTCCAAGAAATGGGCTCTTCAATAAATAGCACTTTTCAGTAAACACCGTTTATTAAGAACAAAATAAAACAGGTACTCAATGAGTACCTGTTTTTGTATCTAATCTTTGTCACTGCTACTTGTGACTAAATAAATAATTAAGCGCGTGAAGCCGCGTAGCTTTCTAGCTCATCAATTGAAGTTTGTGCCACTACTTCGCCGTCGATGAAGTACGTCACCATCTCGCCTTCACGAACACCGATTAACGTCGCACGCTCACCAGATTGGTAAGTGATGTCCATTTGGATAGTGTTTTCGTCGATCTGCTGCATTTGACCTTTCTCAATCATATCGGCACTCGTGATCGGGCCTACTGGCGCTTCAGTCAGTGACTTATCAAGCTGATCGTTGATATCAAGGTAAGTATCAGTCTTAGTATCAAAGATGTGCGGAGCACCTGTTAGTGGGTTGCTACCCGTCCAGAACTCTAGTGAGTTGAATACTAGGTAATCGGCAGCAACCGTTAGACCATACGCAGGTGCAAGTAGTATGTTCAAACCACCACGAGCGTAACGGTTATCAACAGCCTTCACGTTAAACTTCATTAGATAACCGGTTACTGCGTTACTACCCACACAACCAGATAGAGCAACAGATACCACTGCTAGTGCTACAACTTTTGAAATTGTTTTTTTCATTTTGATCTCGATATTTGAATTTGGCCGCCAAAAAATGGCGATGGATAATACCAACCAACCGAACAATAAATATCAGCGTTAAATCAATGTATTGTCAGGAAATTCACAATTCTAAACCCCTTCTAACTAGCTAAATCAAAAACAGAAACCAATTAAGAAACGCCTCCATAAAAAAGTTTTGTCGTCACCGTAAAGCGATTGATTCGTACTAAAAATCAACGATTGATACATTCCGTGTTAGCGAATTATCACCATGTTGAGAACAACCTAAATGGCAAGACTAAAACCTAATCAACCCTTCGAATTACTTGGTTATACTGTTCAGCCAGGACAGAGAATGGAGATTGAACTGCAAGCGGCTCAGCTTTACACGCATTCTCCACTTTCAATCCCGATTGAAATTATTCATGGTCGCCAAGCGGGCCCAACACTGATGGTAAACGCGGCGATCCACGGAGATGAATTAAACGGTGTTGAGATTGCACGACAGCTGACCAATGCGATTGATCCAAAGAAACTGAAAGGAACACTACTTGTTGTGCCTATCGTTAACGTATTCGGTTTTATCCATAAGTCTCGTTACCTACCAGACCGTCGTGACCTGAACCGTTGCTTCCCAGGAAGTGAAAAAGGATCACTGACATCACGCATCGCTCACACCTTCTTTGAGAACGTAGCGAAGCACTGTGATTACATTCTGGATCTTCACACGGGTGCGATTCACCGTACTAACTTGCCACAGATCCGTGCAAACCTGTCGAACCCTGAAACACTGCGCATCGCAAAAGCGTTCGCAACACCCGTGATCATAGATTCTCCACTGCGTGATGGTTCACTGCGTAGCGAAGCGGAAAAGCTGGGTATTCCTGTATTAACTTACGAAGGTGGTGAAGCGCTGCGTTTTGATCACCTAGCGATTCGTGCGGGTTACCTTGGCGTGCATCAAGTGATGAAAGAAATCGGCATGCTGCGCCCTAACCGTAAGAAGTTACCAGAGCCAGTATTAAGCAAATCGACCAGTTGGATCCGCGCTGAATCAGACGGCATTTTGCGTAATATGGTAAGGCTTGGCGAACAAGTTGAAGCTGGACAAACCCTGGCTTACATCAGTTCTCCATTGGGTCACCAAGAAGGCCAAGTAATCACAACCAAAGGCGGTATCGTGATTGGTCAACAAACTCTACCGTTGGTAAACGAAGGTGACGCAGTATTCCACATTGCTTACTTTAAGCAAGATGATGATGAAGTGGGACAGTCTGTAGAGAGTTACATTGAAGAAGTCGCGGAAGACGATTGGCTGACAGCGCTAAACAACTAAGGACCGAATTCGGGTAATTAGTGAATCAGATACGTAGCCACCAGCCATGAGTGGTTACGTGATCCAGACTAATACGCCACAAATGAAAAAGCCCCGATAAACTTTTAACTAGAAAGAGAAAAGCTATATCGGGGCTTTTTTTACTTGTCCCTTATCTTAAAATTAAGGGACCTGTAAATTAATTGTGCACTGGATTACTCAGCGTCTTCTTGCTCTTCTTCACGAGCTTTTGCGCGTGCTTCACGTGCTTGCTCAGCTTTAAGCTCTTTAGTGTGACGTAGTTCGTCACGCTCTTTACGCTGCTCTGATTTACGCTCGTTACGTTCAGCTTGGTTTGAGATGAAAGATGCTAGCTCTTTCTCTGCCCACTCTTGTGCTAGAGCTTCAGTTTCGAAACCAGACTCACGCTTAGATACTGTTGTGCTGCGAGACGTTACTTGACGAGTAATCTCTGCACACCAACCGTTGCGTTTTTCTGTAAGGCGGATATCAAATTTTTTGTTCTTAGACATGTTCTATTTTTTCCTAAGGGAGATCATTAAGGGATCGGTCACTTTGATAACTCCATCTAAGTGAGCATCTTTTAACACCATCCCTTGGTAAGCGCGGTATTAGAGCACAAATCAATGAATATTGCTGCAAATATTTGCAGCGGATCACACTCCCATGCTGCAAATCGTTTGCGCCGGATTTCAATGGGTTCGTAACTCTCGATTCATCATCAACTTCTGTGCAATTTTATCGACAACAATGAAATGAACTATGCTCAAACAGAGATAAATGAAAGAGATAACCTGCAGGCTCAGGTTTACAGACTCTACTGTCTCGCCTACTCCGCCCATAATTAAAATAGCTAAGGAGTTGCTATGGATAGCTTCATCAAACATTTACCCAAGGTTGAGCTGCATTTACATATTGAAGGCACGCTAGAACCTGAGCTGATGTTCCAACTGGCCAAGCGCAATAACGTGTCGATTCCCTTTGATAACCCAGACCAAGTAAGAGACGCGTACCAATTCCACAATCTTCAGTCTTTTCTCGATATCTATTATCAAGGCGCAAACGTACTGATTCATGAACAGGATTTCTATGACCTGACTTGGGCTTATCTACTCAAGTGCCAACAAGATAATGTGGTTCATACTGAGATCTTTTTTGACCCTCAAACCCACACCGAACGTGGCATTGCCTTTGAAGTCATCATTGGTGGGATTACTCAAGCTTTGAATCAAGCCGAGCAAGAACTAGGGATCAGCAGCCAGCTGATCATGTGTTTTCTGCGCCATCTTGATGAAGACAGCGCTTTTGAAACACTCAAACAAGCCCTTCCCTACAAAGATAAGATCATTGCCGTCGGGCTGGATTCGTCGGAAGAAGGAAACCCGCCGGAGAAGTTTAAGCATGTGTTCCAAGAGGCGATCAACCAAGGCTTTCTGACCGTCGCGCACGCCGGAGAGGAAGGCCCTGCGCAAAATATTAGTGACGCGCTGAGCTTGTTAGGCATCACCCGTATTGATCATGGCGTTCGCTGTGTTGAAGATGAAGACTTGATGGAACAGCTAATCGCTAAACGCACACCGCTAACCGTGTGCCCGCTATCGA belongs to Vibrio splendidus and includes:
- a CDS encoding succinylglutamate desuccinylase/aspartoacylase family protein; this translates as MARLKPNQPFELLGYTVQPGQRMEIELQAAQLYTHSPLSIPIEIIHGRQAGPTLMVNAAIHGDELNGVEIARQLTNAIDPKKLKGTLLVVPIVNVFGFIHKSRYLPDRRDLNRCFPGSEKGSLTSRIAHTFFENVAKHCDYILDLHTGAIHRTNLPQIRANLSNPETLRIAKAFATPVIIDSPLRDGSLRSEAEKLGIPVLTYEGGEALRFDHLAIRAGYLGVHQVMKEIGMLRPNRKKLPEPVLSKSTSWIRAESDGILRNMVRLGEQVEAGQTLAYISSPLGHQEGQVITTKGGIVIGQQTLPLVNEGDAVFHIAYFKQDDDEVGQSVESYIEEVAEDDWLTALNN
- a CDS encoding DUF3622 domain-containing protein, with amino-acid sequence MSKNKKFDIRLTEKRNGWCAEITRQVTSRSTTVSKRESGFETEALAQEWAEKELASFISNQAERNERKSEQRKERDELRHTKELKAEQAREARAKAREEEQEDAE
- a CDS encoding adenosine deaminase, which gives rise to MDSFIKHLPKVELHLHIEGTLEPELMFQLAKRNNVSIPFDNPDQVRDAYQFHNLQSFLDIYYQGANVLIHEQDFYDLTWAYLLKCQQDNVVHTEIFFDPQTHTERGIAFEVIIGGITQALNQAEQELGISSQLIMCFLRHLDEDSAFETLKQALPYKDKIIAVGLDSSEEGNPPEKFKHVFQEAINQGFLTVAHAGEEGPAQNISDALSLLGITRIDHGVRCVEDEDLMEQLIAKRTPLTVCPLSNTKLKVFNTMQEHNIVELLRKGLCVTINSDDPAYFGGYMNDNFLAVANAHPLTKNELAQFSINAVEASFISPHAKEDLIAQVRQYLAENTH